The following coding sequences are from one Nicotiana tomentosiformis chromosome 3, ASM39032v3, whole genome shotgun sequence window:
- the LOC138907769 gene encoding uncharacterized protein, which yields MTRASWISSNRFFAWRVFWRPVGSHSLLFWLLWEASERRRPVGAAPLTWHEFSVLFLEKFIPQSRREELRRQFEQLCQDGMSVMQYEMRFSKLARHVVWLVPTDRERIMRFIDGLTYQLGLRMTRERVSSVTFDEVVDIARQIEMVRNQEHGEREAKRPRGLGGFSDVPSRGQFYHNRGHPYRHTQMARPVYCGASSSHGSYNTH from the coding sequence atgacCAGAGCTTCTTGGATAAGTTCCAACAGATTCTTCGCatggcgggtattctggagaccagtagggtctcattcactacttttctgGTTACTGTGGGAGGCTTCTGAGAGGCGCAGGccagttggtgcagcaccacttacatggcatgagttctccgttctcttcttggagaagttcataccgcagtctcgcagagaggagctgcgcaggcagtttgagcagctatgtcAGGACggcatgtctgtgatgcagtacgagatgaggttttcaaagttggctcgtcatgtagtttggttggtccccactgatagggagaggattatgaggttcattgatggcctcacatatcagctgggGTTGCgcatgactagggagagggtatctagtgttactttcgacgaggtggtcgatattgctcggcagatagagatggtccgtaatCAAGAGCATggtgagcgggaggccaagaggcctcgtggattgGGTGGTTTCAGCGATGTTCCTTCTAGGGGTCAATTCTACCACAACAGGGGACATCCTTATAGGCACACccagatggctcgtccagtttactgtggtgcatcatccagccatggttcatacaatactcattag
- the LOC138907770 gene encoding uncharacterized protein, producing MEEDADGLLLPHNDALVISLNALDFKIKRVLVDPGSSANIIQWRVLEQDKLTGSIILVTKLLTGFNLASVTTRGEILLLTNAEGVMKITLFEVVDCDMGYNIILGRPWLHEMKFVPSTYHQLMKFPIPEGIKQIRGDQPAAREINAISVSNSKGKERTT from the coding sequence atggAGGAAGATGCAGATGGATTATTGTTAccacacaatgacgcactggtaatctctttaaatgcgttagattttaaaattaagcgtgttctagtggatccaggaagttcggctaatatcatacaatggagagtattggaacaagataaactcaccggaagcattattctgGTAACAAAACTCCTcactggattcaaccttgcgagcgtgacgacccggggagagatcctgctgctcacgaatgctgaaggagtaatgaaaataactctcttcgaagtagtggattgtgatatgggatacaacattaTCTTGGGAAGGCCATGGCTACACGAGATGAAATTCGTACCTTCGACATATCACCAATTGATGAAGTTTCCAATtcccgaaggaatcaagcagataagaggtgaccaaccggcagcaagggagattaatgcaatctcagtttccaatagcaaagggaaggagcgcacaacatag